Within Deinococcus actinosclerus, the genomic segment GTCCACGCGATCAGGCGCTCCCACACCACGGACAACAGGAACGTCCCCACGAAGACCAGGGGCGCCACCCCCGTCAGCATCGAAACCGTCACGAGCGGCTCCCGCAGCCAGTAGGTCAGGAACAGGAACACCAGCCACTGGCCTACGACGCCCAGCAGCACGCCCAGCAGCGACTGCAGCAGCCCCGCGTCCGACAGGTACCGCCGCGCCCACACCACCAGCAGCGCCCCGCCCGTCAGGCCCGCCGCGTGCAGCCCCAGCATCCCGCCGCCCAGCACGTCCTGCGTGAAGCCCAGGCCGTACGCCGCCAGCAGCGCCGCCACCGGCGACACCCGCGCCGCCAGCCCCACGGCCGTCAGCAGGAACAGATCCGGCGCGGGCACCCCGGCGCCGTCCAGCAGGCGTGACAGCAGCCCCTGAGCGGCGACCAGCAGCAGCAGGTACACGATCAGCCGCGCCCAGCGGCCCGAACCGCGACCGGCCGGGCGCCTCACAGGCCCTCCAGGATCGTGACGTCCTCCACGACCCCCGCGTCCACCGCCGGTTTCACGATCACGGTGCGGTGCACGTCATTCGGCCCCATCGGGAGCACCTCCTCCACGCGCCCCACCGGAATCCCCACCGGGAACACGCCCCCCTGACTGTTCGTGACCAGCACGTCCCCCACCTTGATCGGCACCCCCCGAGAGAACTCCGCCCGCAGGCGATCCGGCGGCGAGCCGTGCGCCACGCCCCGCCCGCCCCGGCTGCCCTGCAGGGTCACGCCCACCGCACTTTCCGGGTCGGTCAGGGCCAGCACCGTCGCCTGCCCCGCCGCGACGTCCACGACCTGCCCCACCAGCCCGCCCGGAACGGTGACCGGCATGTGCACCCGCACGCCGTCACGCGAGCCCCGGTTCAGTTCCAGCCGCGCCTGGAGCGGACTGGGATCCACGCCGATCACCTGCGCGATCGCCAGGGCGTTCGGGGCCTGCGTGGTCGTGATCACCAGCACCTGCTTCAGGCGGCCCACCTCACGCGACAGCAGCTCGTTGCGCTGCGTCAGGAGGTCGTTCTCCTTCTGGAGTTGCGTGACCCGCGCCTTCTGATCCCGGTCCTGCATGAGCGTCACGTACGCGCGGCGCACGTTGTCGGCCGCCGTGACCGACAGCCGCGTGACCGGCGCCACGCCCGCGCGCAGCGCCACCGGGGCCACCACCTGAAAGCGCGTCAGCACCATGCTGAGCGCCAGCAGACCCGCGAAGACCGCCAGGATCAACCGCCAGCCCTTCACTCGGCCCCGGCCCCCAGCGTGCCCCACACCGGCACCCCCGCCGCGCGCAGCAGGCGCGTCACGACACTCAGCGGGAAGCCCACCACGTTCGAGTACTCACCCTCCAGCCGCTCCACGAGCGCCATGCCCAGCCCCTGGATGCCGTACCCACCCGCCTTGTCCAGCCCCTCGCCCGACGCCGCGTAGTACGCGATCTCCCCCGGCAGCAGGGTGCGGAAGGTGACCGCCGTGCGCGCCACCTCCACCACCTCCGACCCGCCCGACAGCACCGCCACGCCCGTGAACACCTCATGCGTGCGGCCCGACAGGCGGCGCAGGAACACCTCGTTCTCCTGCGCGGACTCCGGCTTCGCGAGCAGTTCCCCGCCCACCGCGACCACGGTATCCGCCGCGATCACCACAGACCCCTGTGCCGTGCGCGCCACCGCGCGGCCCTTCAGGAGCGCCAGTTCCGCCGCCAGCCGCGCCGGGTCCGCCTCACGGCTGTCCTCCGGCTCACCACTGACCTGCACGGTGAACGGCACGCCCAGCCCGGTCAGCAGTTCCCGCCGACGCGGACTGCCCGACGCGAGCACCACCGGCACGCCCGGCGTGCCAGTTTCAACGGGGGTCACTCAGTACCCCTCGCCCATCCGCTCGCCCGCCACCAGCGCCACGCCGCCCGACGTGCCCAGGCGCGACGCCCCGGCCTCGATCATGGCCCGCGCGTCATCCGGCGTGCGCACGCCACCCGCCGCCTTGATCTGCACGCGCTCCTGCGCACCCAGACCCGCGATCACCTCGGCCATCAGACGCACGTCCTCCAGCGTCGCGCCGCCCGTGCCGAAGCCCGTACTTGTCTTCACGAAGTCCGCCCCGGCCCGCACCGACGCCGCCGTCGCCTCCCGCTTCTGCTCATCGGTCAGGAAGCACGTCTCGATGATCACCTTCAGCACCGCGTCCGGAATCGCGCGGCGCACCGCGCGCACGTCCGCCTCCACCGCGTCCCAGTCATTCGCCAGCGCCGCGCCGATGTGGATCACCATATCCACCTCGTCCGCACCCGCCTCCACACTCAGCCGCGCCTCCACGGCCTTCTGCTCGCTGCTGACCGCACCCAGCGGGAAGCCACACACCGTCGCCACCTTCACGTCCGACCCATCCAGTTCCGCCTTCGCGAGCGGAATGAACACCGGGTTCAGGCACACGGCGAAGAACGAGTTATCACGCGCCTCGGCGCACAATTTCACGATGTCCGCGCGGGTGGCGGTGGGCTTCAGGAGGGTATGGTCAATGAACGAGGACAGCTTCACGCCCCCCAGAATACCCCCCCCAGCCTAAGAAAGATTGACCCGAAAGGAGGAGAGAGGACGGGGGAGACCGGCTGGCAGAAGGCAAGTTGGGCGCGGACTGGCTGTTTTGTTGCCAAAGCAAAGAATCCGCCGTGTGGCGGACTCTGGGGGAGAGAGTTAGTAGTGGTGGAGATCAGTGCTTTTAATGGTCAATCGTTCAAGTATGTCGCCTCAATCTCACAGGTGTCACATCTGGCTTCAATGTTCAGCATATCTGATTCAAATTCTATATATGTCGCACCCTGGGAAATATCTGAATGTAGGCTATAAACCTCATTTGAGCGTTGATCAGAACCCCTGTAGTCGTACGATATGTGTAGATCTCTCCAAAATCCCGCGCCAGCTTTTATGCTTAATTGCCTTATCCCATTAATATTTAGTGATACGATTGCCTTATCGGGTGAGTTATGGATATAAGCCTCAAACGATAGCTTAAAGCCTTCTAAATTTGACCTCATATCTATAGATACAAAGTAACAATCCGTAAATCTCAGATCACGAATAGTCAATGACACAATTAACCTCCTAGAAATCGCAAGGATCAAAGGCAAGATGCCCCATGGATTTTCGCGTCCCAGTCTCGCCAGTCATCGGATCAAAATATTGCCCAGAGGCATTTCCAGCAGCATATCTGAAATCTTTGCTCTCCTCGTGTATGTCGGCGTGCTCGCTTGGAGGTTTGATTTTTAATCGCCAGTCTCCAGTCTGTGGATCAGACCATACTTCAATATTGCCAGACATAGATTTTTTGTAGCCCTGTTTTGCAGCCCATGTCCGCAAATCTGTAGCGGTTGGTAGTGCAGGTTTACTGCCCGTGTTATGCACCAACCATCCGTCCTGCCCGACGTAGTAGGTGTGGGCTTCGCTGACGGTGAGGTTGAACATCTCGCGCGTCTGTTCAACTGTGGTGACGTTTGCCACGAGGCCGGTGGTGCCGTCGGCCTGCTTGATCGTATCGCCAATCTTCAGGTGCCCCGCCCCCACCCAGTTCGGGCTGAGGTCGCTGTGGCCTTTCGTTGTGGCCGCAGGCTCGGGGGCGGCCCCTCGCCTGTCTTGTGTGCGGTGGCGTGTCTCTGTACGTGGTGGGGCGCGGGCCTGGGCTGGGCATCGGCTTGCTGCGCGACGAAGAAGGGATGCGGTGTGGGATTCCCTCTGCTTATACTTGAACTCAGTTCAATTTCTGAGTTCTCTCCCTGGAGGTTTCACCCATGACCCAAGCTGCCACCCTGCCCGCTTTCGCTGCCCAGGCCGTCAAGAAGGCCCTGCACGACATTCCCATGAACGCCACGGTCGGCGTGCAGATCACGGACGTGGGGGTGGGCTGGGCGACCGGGGAGGCGCCGGACACCGCGCCGTTCCGCAACCACCTGGGCACCATTCACGCGGGCGTACAGTTCCTGCTGGCCGAGGCCGTGAGTGGCGCGGCGTTCGCGGGGGCGTTCGCGGCGCAGCTGGCGTTCGCGGTACCGCTGATCGAGAAGCTGGAGACGCACTACGTGAACCGCGCCGTGGGTGACCTGACCGCGCGGGCCGAGGCGGCGGACGCGGCGCAGGTCGCGGCGGCCCACGCGGAGTTCGCGCAGGACGGCCGGGCGCGACTGGTGATCAACGTGACCGTGCAGGACGGTGAGGCCAAGGACGTGATGCGCGCCGTGGCCCACTGGTACCTCCGCGCCCGCCCGCAGAAGTAAGGCCCGGGCATGCCGGCGGTGCTCCTGACGGGCATGTCCGGTGCGGGGAAGAGTGCCGCGCTGCTGGCACTGGCCCGCCGTGGATACCGCGTGGTGGACACAGACGCCGGGGACTGGAACGAGTGGGTGCAGGCCCCCGACGGCCCG encodes:
- the deoC gene encoding deoxyribose-phosphate aldolase; translated protein: MKLSSFIDHTLLKPTATRADIVKLCAEARDNSFFAVCLNPVFIPLAKAELDGSDVKVATVCGFPLGAVSSEQKAVEARLSVEAGADEVDMVIHIGAALANDWDAVEADVRAVRRAIPDAVLKVIIETCFLTDEQKREATAASVRAGADFVKTSTGFGTGGATLEDVRLMAEVIAGLGAQERVQIKAAGGVRTPDDARAMIEAGASRLGTSGGVALVAGERMGEGY
- a CDS encoding polymorphic toxin-type HINT domain-containing protein, whose translation is MGAGHLKIGDTIKQADGTTGLVANVTTVEQTREMFNLTVSEAHTYYVGQDGWLVHNTGSKPALPTATDLRTWAAKQGYKKSMSGNIEVWSDPQTGDWRLKIKPPSEHADIHEESKDFRYAAGNASGQYFDPMTGETGTRKSMGHLAFDPCDF
- the mreD gene encoding rod shape-determining protein MreD, with protein sequence MRRPAGRGSGRWARLIVYLLLLVAAQGLLSRLLDGAGVPAPDLFLLTAVGLAARVSPVAALLAAYGLGFTQDVLGGGMLGLHAAGLTGGALLVVWARRYLSDAGLLQSLLGVLLGVVGQWLVFLFLTYWLREPLVTVSMLTGVAPLVFVGTFLLSVVWERLIAWTFGPRVTVEEQLA
- a CDS encoding DUF4442 domain-containing protein produces the protein MTQAATLPAFAAQAVKKALHDIPMNATVGVQITDVGVGWATGEAPDTAPFRNHLGTIHAGVQFLLAEAVSGAAFAGAFAAQLAFAVPLIEKLETHYVNRAVGDLTARAEAADAAQVAAAHAEFAQDGRARLVINVTVQDGEAKDVMRAVAHWYLRARPQK
- the mreC gene encoding rod shape-determining protein MreC → MKGWRLILAVFAGLLALSMVLTRFQVVAPVALRAGVAPVTRLSVTAADNVRRAYVTLMQDRDQKARVTQLQKENDLLTQRNELLSREVGRLKQVLVITTTQAPNALAIAQVIGVDPSPLQARLELNRGSRDGVRVHMPVTVPGGLVGQVVDVAAGQATVLALTDPESAVGVTLQGSRGGRGVAHGSPPDRLRAEFSRGVPIKVGDVLVTNSQGGVFPVGIPVGRVEEVLPMGPNDVHRTVIVKPAVDAGVVEDVTILEGL
- a CDS encoding Maf family nucleotide pyrophosphatase, which translates into the protein MTPVETGTPGVPVVLASGSPRRRELLTGLGVPFTVQVSGEPEDSREADPARLAAELALLKGRAVARTAQGSVVIAADTVVAVGGELLAKPESAQENEVFLRRLSGRTHEVFTGVAVLSGGSEVVEVARTAVTFRTLLPGEIAYYAASGEGLDKAGGYGIQGLGMALVERLEGEYSNVVGFPLSVVTRLLRAAGVPVWGTLGAGAE